From a region of the Takifugu flavidus isolate HTHZ2018 chromosome 18, ASM371156v2, whole genome shotgun sequence genome:
- the si:dkey-66i24.7 gene encoding uncharacterized protein si:dkey-66i24.7 isoform X1 — translation MEVIETIVIQNAEVEGKETVVSTVDTDKSKAEFIWTLQATWHLVNTRLEMDQAFEQPVCKKKKLWEMVSEKVNARLRESGVTDVTVKAYECDLKWRNMLATYRKNSERAKRLGASSVHWEFFKAMHEVLGRSREEIEAQRRAKLSGTSVGKAIANKRFTPILPSPPAAAAPCGNRPPQDVLQLYMELQERKMNMWAQQKALEERKIEAINNLAQAIASLAQKNTSKDGN, via the exons ATGGAAGTAATTGAGACAATTGTGATACAAAATGCGGAAGTGGAGGGAAAGGAAACGGTCGTGTCCACCGTGGACACAGATAAGTCCAAAGCAG AATTTATTTGGACGCTACAGGCCACGTGGCACCTTGTCAACACGCGCCTTGAAATGGATCAGGCTTTTGAACAACCGGTATgcaagaaaaagaaactttGGGAGATGGTGTCCGAGAAAGTGAACGCGAGACTGAGAGAATCGGGGGTCACCGACGTCACCGTAAAGGCCTACGAATGTGACCTCAAGTGGAGGAACATGCTTGCCACATACAGGAAGAACAGCGAGAGGGCAAAAAGGCTGGGGGCATCAAGCGTCCACTGGGAGTTCTTTAAGGCCATGCATGAGGTCctggggaggagcagggaggagatcGAAGCACAACGAAGAGCCAAGCTGAGTGGGACAAGCGTGGGCAAGGCCATTGCCAATAAGAGGTTCACCCCaatcctcccttcccctcctgcaGCCGCTGCTCCCTGCGGCAACCGGCCGCCGCAAGACGTCCTCCAGCTCTACATGGAGCTGCAAGAGCGGAAGATGAACATGTGGGCCCAGCAGAAGgccctggaggagaggaagatagAGGCCATTAACAACCTGGCCCAGGCCATCGCCAGCCTGGCTCAGAAGAACACTTCAAAAGACGGGAAttaa
- the si:dkey-66i24.7 gene encoding uncharacterized protein si:dkey-66i24.7 isoform X2, which produces MDQAFEQPVCKKKKLWEMVSEKVNARLRESGVTDVTVKAYECDLKWRNMLATYRKNSERAKRLGASSVHWEFFKAMHEVLGRSREEIEAQRRAKLSGTSVGKAIANKRFTPILPSPPAAAAPCGNRPPQDVLQLYMELQERKMNMWAQQKALEERKIEAINNLAQAIASLAQKNTSKDGN; this is translated from the coding sequence ATGGATCAGGCTTTTGAACAACCGGTATgcaagaaaaagaaactttGGGAGATGGTGTCCGAGAAAGTGAACGCGAGACTGAGAGAATCGGGGGTCACCGACGTCACCGTAAAGGCCTACGAATGTGACCTCAAGTGGAGGAACATGCTTGCCACATACAGGAAGAACAGCGAGAGGGCAAAAAGGCTGGGGGCATCAAGCGTCCACTGGGAGTTCTTTAAGGCCATGCATGAGGTCctggggaggagcagggaggagatcGAAGCACAACGAAGAGCCAAGCTGAGTGGGACAAGCGTGGGCAAGGCCATTGCCAATAAGAGGTTCACCCCaatcctcccttcccctcctgcaGCCGCTGCTCCCTGCGGCAACCGGCCGCCGCAAGACGTCCTCCAGCTCTACATGGAGCTGCAAGAGCGGAAGATGAACATGTGGGCCCAGCAGAAGgccctggaggagaggaagatagAGGCCATTAACAACCTGGCCCAGGCCATCGCCAGCCTGGCTCAGAAGAACACTTCAAAAGACGGGAAttaa
- the LOC130515293 gene encoding uncharacterized protein LOC130515293, producing MDVDECVLSAGRAVLDMVEQEWQPLSPGELEQRLDQAVEETLEAELVANLRAQPCPTVYVQLLQHQANVSPQVPQPPTDEEAQEPADPQEPVGGEALKVIADLLQTSGARARMAGRARLSLSNTVLLSISLLTERVSYRSLSHRFHLEKGNVHRIFFSFCERVNTLEEKLIKWPADSEAADVLVPLCRSERLQEEQRALPRVLGALGRTLIPIRLPAGKGGAESAACEVKRMKEARPGSWLNLELLCDRDGRLRHCRISNGSDVDGGRTLRDKLGQHPELMPPGCCLVARAGYPLSAHILTPYSGRDGAKEKLFNRTLEEHFRVLDQTVANLRARFQRLRNLDVSSYDRARAVVLTACVLHNVFLDMGQVVEGEVGEEETIGQEEGGEEDDEGVQRREAVSDLLFKYLDSGTA from the exons ATGGACGTCGATGAATGCGTGTTATCGGCTGGCCGAGCCGTGCTGGACATGGTGGAGCAGGAGTGGCAGCCGCTGTCCCCGGGCGAGCTGGAGCAGCGGCTGGACCAGGCTGTGGAGGAGACCCTGGAGGCAGAGCTGGTGGCGAACCTGAGGGCTCAGCCGTGCCCCACCGTGTATGTCCAGTTACTGCAACACCAAGCCAATGTCAGCCCCCAGGTTCCACAACCCCCCACCGACGAAGAGGCGCAGGAGCCCGCAGATCCGCAGGAGCCCGTCGGTGGTGAAGCCCTGAAG gtTATCGCAGACTTGCTTCAAACCTCTGGCGCCAGGGCTCGGATGGCCGGCCGGGCCCGCTTATCCCTGTCGAACACAGTCCTGCTGTCCATCAGCCTTCTGACTGAGCGCGTGAGCTACCGCTCCCTGTCCCACCGCTTCCACCTGGAGAAGGGGAACGTCCACAGGATATTCTTCTCTTTCTGCGAGCGGGTCAACACCCTGGAAGAGAAGCTCATCAAATGGCCGGCCG ACTCGGAGGCTGCGGACGTTCTCGTTCCGCTCTGCAGATCAGAGAggctccaggaggagcagcgggcCCTCCCTCGGGTCCTGGGAGCCTTGGGACGCACCCTCATCCCCATCCGCCTGCCAGCCGGGAAAGGTGGCGCGGAAAGCGCCGCGTGCGAggtgaagaggatgaaggaggcGCGTCCCGGCTCCTGGCTGAACCTGGAGCTCCTGTGTGACCGCGATGGACGGCTGCGACACTGCAGGATCAGTAACGGGTCAGACGTGGACGGGGGCAGGACGTTGAGGGACAAACTCGGACAGCATCCTGAGCTGATGCCTCCCGGCTGCTGCCTCGTCGCGAGGGCAGGATACCCGCTGAGCGCCCACATTTTAACCCCCTACTCAGGACGTGACGGCGCCAAAGAGAAGCTCTTCAACCGGACGCTGGAGGAGCATTTCAGGGTCCTGGATCAGACCGTTGCCAACCTGAGAGCGAGGTTTCAGAGGCTCAGGAACCTGGACGTCAGCAGCTATGATCGGGCCAGGGCTGTTGTGTTGACTGCGTGCGTGTTACACAACGTGTTTCTGGATATGGGACAAGTGGTTGAGGGAgaagtgggggaggaggagaccatCGGccaagaggaggggggggaagaagATGACGAGGGTGTGCAGAGACGGGAAGCCGTCTCAGACTTGCTGTTTAAGTATTTGGACTCCGGAACCGCCTGA